The proteins below come from a single candidate division WOR-3 bacterium genomic window:
- the fabZ gene encoding 3-hydroxyacyl-ACP dehydratase FabZ: MNLDSLKEIFSKSVLEITDIKKILPHRYPFLMLDRIISLEGNKIIATKNVSGNEEYFLGHFPDFPLMPGVLMIEALAQAGGILLLYRETLQAQEELKGYLPLFLGISNARFKKMVRPGDILEISCECLSIKAKIAKVKGEIYLLRITPTDYRRELACSAELLIGYQ; the protein is encoded by the coding sequence ATGAACTTGGATTCACTTAAAGAAATTTTTTCTAAATCGGTCTTAGAGATAACAGATATAAAAAAAATTTTACCGCATCGCTATCCGTTTCTAATGCTCGATCGAATTATTTCTCTAGAGGGAAATAAAATTATTGCGACCAAAAATGTCTCCGGCAACGAAGAATATTTTTTAGGGCATTTTCCAGATTTTCCTTTAATGCCCGGTGTTTTGATGATTGAGGCCTTGGCCCAAGCTGGCGGAATTCTTTTACTTTATCGAGAAACTTTGCAGGCCCAAGAAGAACTTAAAGGGTATCTGCCTTTATTTTTGGGGATCTCCAATGCTCGGTTTAAAAAAATGGTTCGTCCTGGGGATATATTAGAAATATCATGTGAGTGTTTGTCGATAAAAGCAAAAATCGCCAAAGTTAAAGGTGAAATTTATCTTTTGCGCATAACGCCTACTGATTATAGACGTGAATTAGCATGCAGTGCCGAGCTTTTAATTGGATATCAATAA